In Pseudomonas sp. LRP2-20, the genomic window CAACCAGGCCATGCTCAAGCGCGCCGGGATCGACGCCAAGACCCTTGCCGCGTTGCCTGCTGATGCGCGTAATACGATCGGCCAGCACCCCGATGGCTCACCCAACGGCTTTCTCGCCGATGCCAGCTACTACCCGGTTACCGAGCTGTTGCCGCCACTGAGCCATGAAGTGCTGATGACCGCAGGGCGCATGGCCTTGAACTACTACAAGCAACTGGGCATCACCGGCTGGATGGACCCGCTGGCCAACGAGTTGCCAGGGGCTGACGTGAAGAACGACTCCCTCGGCTTGTTGCCGGTGTACAAGGACCTGTCCGAGCGCGGCGAGCTTACCGTTCACGTCGCGGCGCTGCTGATGGCCAGTTCCAAGGCGCGCCCAGCCGACCTGGATGAGCTGGACAAGGTGCGTCAGCAGTTCCTGGGCGTGCATAACCTCACCTTGCCAGGGATCAAGGTTTTTGCTGATGGTGTGGCCGAAGCCCCGGCGCAGACTGCAGCGATGCTCGAACCCTACAAGAACACAGGCATGCGCGGCGAGTTGCTGCTGGACCCGGCAACCTTTGGCGAACTGGTCAGCGCCGCAGACGCGCGTGGCTGGCTGGTGCACGTGCATGCCATCGGTGACCGCGCGGTGCGCGAGGCACTCAACGGTATTGCCCAGGCCCGCCATGATCGCGCCAGCGGTATTGCGCACTCGATCACCCACCTGCAGATGGTCAGCCCGCAGGATTACCCACGCTTCAAGGCGTTGAACGTGATTGCCGCGATGCAGCTGTACTGGGCGGCTGCCGATGAGTCGAACATGGCGCTGGTAAAGCCCTATGTCGACGCCATGGCCTTCATGCATACCTTCCCGGCGCGCTCGCTGCTCAAGCATGGCGCGACCCTTTCGGGCGCGAGCGACTGGCCGATCACCACTCCGGAGCCGTGGAAAGCCATTTACCAGGCGGTGACCCGTAAAGGGCCGAAGGGTGTGCTCAACGCGGCCGAAGCCATCGACCGCGAGCAGATGTTCCAGGCCTACACCCTCAACGCCGCCAAGGCCATGCGCCTGGACCAGCAGGTGGGGTCGCTCAGGGTCGGCAAGCAGGCCGACATGATCGTCCTCGATCGCGATGTGCTGAGCGTTGCACCGGCAGCGCTGCGCGACACCCAGGTGGAACAGACCTGGTTCGCGGGCAAGCAGATCTACGCCCGCTGAACGGCCCGGGTATCGTTGACTTTGCCTGGGCTCAGGCACATTAATGGCGGTGTAGTCATTCATGTGCGAGATGAGATCATGGCGCACACCGACGTGCTCATTGTTGGCGCCGGCCCGACCGGGCTGGCGCTTGCGCTTTGGCTCACCCGGCAGGGCATCGCGGTAAGGATCGTCGACAAGAGCAGCGGCCCTGGCGAAGCGTCCCGCGCCATGGCGGTTCAGGCCCGCACGCTGGAACTTTATCGCCAGCTCGGCCTGGCCGAGGCGGTGATCGAAGCCGGCTATAAAACCCCTGCCATGAACCTGTGGGCCCGAGGCCGCCGCCGGGCGCGCATCCCCTTGCAGGATGCAGGCGCAGCCATTTCGGCGTATCCCTTCGTGTTGATCTATCCCCAGGATCGCCATGAGCGCTTGCTGGGGCAGCGCCTGCATGCACTCGGCGTGGAAGTGGAATGGCGGACCGAACTGCTGTCGTTCGAACAGGGGGAAAGCCAGGTCACGGCCATTCTGAAACAGGCCGATGGGCGGGAAGGGGCCTGCACTGCCGCTTACCTGGCGGGTTGCGATGGCGCTCACTCGCGGGTTCGGCATGCGCTCGGCAGCGGTTTCGAGGGGGGGACCTACAAGCAGCTTTTCTACGTAGCGGATGTCAGGCTAACGGGTGTCGAACCTGCGGGTGAGGCACACATCGCGTTTGATAAATCCGACTTTGTACTGCTCTTGTGCTACGGCGAAAAGGACCAATACCGGCTGATTGGCACCGTGCGAGACGAGCGTGCCGAGCACCCTGAGCATCTGACGTTCGCCGATGTTGGCCATGATGCCATCAACGGCTTGAACCTCAAGATCACCGAGGTGAACTGGTTTTCCAGCTACCGCGTTCACCACCGTGTCACCGATCATTTCCGCCGTGGCAGGGCGTTTCTGCTTGGCGATGCTGCGCATGTCCATAGCCCGGCAGGCGGGCAGGGCATGAACACCGGCATTCTCGACGCGAACAACCTGGCCTGGAAGTTGGCCGCGGTGGTCAAAGGCAAAGCCCCCGATGCGCTGCTCGACAGCTACCAGGCCGAACGCCAGGCGTTCGCCCGCAAGCTGGTGGAGACAACGGACAAACTGTTCACCTTGGTGACCGCTCAAGGCGGTTTCGCCGATTTTGTGCGTACGCGCATCGCGCCGGCGATCGCAAGCGTTGCGTACAAGCGTGAAAGCGTGCGTGAGTACCTGTTCCGCGTGGTGTCGCAAACCACCATTGATTACCGCGACAGCCCGCTGAGCCAAGGCAAGGCCGGTGAGGTCCAGGGCGGTGATCGCCTGCCGTGGTTGCCTGGGGATGTTGCGGACAACTACGCCTCACTGGCAGGCACTGAGTGGCAAGTGCATGTGTACGGCGAAGCCAAGGCAGGCCTGGCCCAATGGTGCGCACAGCACGGCATTGCACTGAGTGTTTTCGCTTGGGAACCTGCGTACGAGCAAGCTGGCGTTGCCAGAAATGCGGCTTATCTGTTGAGGCCTGATAGCTATGTTGCGCTGGCTGACCCTGAGGGGGACTCATCTGCATTGAGCCGATATTTCAAGACGCACGGCATCATGCTTTCTGCCTGAGGCGTCCCTCTCAGTGCTGCCTGCGCCTTGGAACAGGAATTGCTGAGAGACTGCAAGACTCCTCAACGTGGGTAATACGGCAATGCTCTTTGAAGACCACTGCTTCATGTTCCTGGTCGCCGTAGCCGTGCTAGCCGTGGATGCAGTGGCCATCGTCACGTACCTGAGCGTTCGCCCATGTTCGGGTCTGCGCCACCCTATATCGGGTCAATTGACAGCCTCGGCCACTTGGCTTGATGGCAACGGCGGAACAGGCGGAACCGGCGGTAAAGCCTGAGGCCCCGTCAGTGCTCGCGTGCGTGCGAATGAATGGTCAGTGCACCCGGTACCTTGGTTCGCTCCAGCCCGCCGCGCTCCAGCCACTGAAGCGTTTGCTCATAGGCACGCGCCAGCAGGGAATCCGTCTGGTCGAAATTGAACACCGAGACATCGACAGGACACAACGGCGGAACGATGTGCAGGCTGGTCAGCGCACGGAAGTGTTCGATGTCGCTCACCAGCTGGCGCATGCTCATCAGGTTGACGGTGTGCAGGGCCAGGGCCACCAGCCCCTTGGGTGGCTGGGTCAAGGCACAACTGTATCCCGTGGGGATGACCACGACCTTGTCAGCGCCCAGGGCTACGGCTGTCGAAATCGGCGTGTTGCTGGCCACGCCGCCGTCCACCAGGAACTGCTCGCCGATTTGCACGCTGGGGAATACCAGCGGGATGGCGGCGCTGGCCAGCAACGCTTGCTCAAGCTCACCGCTGGCCAGGACGGTTTCGGCACCACTGAGCAAGTCGGTGGTGACAATATGCAAAGGCAGCTGCGCATCCTCGATACGGTGAATCGGCAGCGCCTGGCCAAGCAACCGGTGTAGCGCTGCCGGCTGGAGCAGATAACCGCGCCGTTTGATCAACCCTCTACAGGTATCGAGCCAGGACAGGGGGAAGATGTCCGTTCTGTTCAGCCCCCGCCAGAAACTGGCGAGCGTCTCGACCCCCTGAGCGTTGGGCCGGGCGGCAAAGTAGGCACCATTGATTGCGCCCACCGAAGCACCAATGACCCGGTCGAACTGAACATTGGCCTCGACCAGCGCCCTCAGCATGCCAACTTGAACCGCGCCCAGGCTGCCACCACCCGCGAACACGATTGCAGTTTGCGTCGTCATGGCGGCAGCCTCTGTGCAGACCTGTGTCGACTAAGTGTAGTGGGTGCCCTGTTTCATGGCGTTGCGTTCGTTGCGCATCGCCCTGATCAACGCATGCTGGCAATCCCTGAATGGCCTGCGAAGGTAGGCCTGATAGCGGCTACGCTGGATGAGGGTCATGAAGCCAAATACGACATTGCGCCTGGCCCCGAGAGCACAGGCGATGTTGCGGCCCTGCGTTTGAAACGGAGGTTGCAACATGGGTTGGTTCAGCAGCATCGCGCGTTTCTTGAGTGGCGATGCCAACAACACTCCACGCGAAGAGGACGTAAAAATGGCAAAAGTACTGGTGCTGTACCATTCGATGTATGGCCATATCGAGACCATGGCGCATAAGGTGGCCGAAGGCGCTCGCAAGGTTCCTGGCGTCGAAGTGGCAGTCAAGCGGGTACCGGAAACCATGGATCCCGAGGCCTTCAAAGCCGCGCATGGCAAGGTCGACCAGCAGGCGCCCGTTGCCAGCCCTTCGGAGCTGGGTGACTACGATGCCATCATCTTCGGCACTCCGACCCGCTTCGGCAACATGTCCGGCCAGATGCGCAACTTCCTTGATCAGACCGGCAGCCTTTGGGCAAGCGGCGCGCTGGTTGGAAAGGTTGCCAGCGTATTCACCTCCACCGGCACGGGCGGTGGCCAGGAGATGACCATCACCTCCACTTGGACGACGCTGGCTCACCACGGCATGATCATCGTGCCGATTGGCTACAGCACGCCGGCCCTGTTCGACATCTCGCAGGTGGGTGGCGGTACCCCGTACGGTGCCTCGACCATTGCAGGGGGGGACGGCTCCCGCCAACCAGATGCCCGCGAACTGGGTATCGCTGAGCATCAAGGCGAATACGTCGCGAAATTCGTGGCCAAGCTGGCGGGTTAGGCAATTCTGCGAGCGCTCGCAACCCCCGGTTGTCGCAGCGTCAATACGTTCGGGCGCTCGCATTGGCCGCTCAAGCAGGGGCATCTGCTGCGCAGCGAGCCATTGAATGGCCAGACTCGATCAAACAGCGATGATCGTTGCAAGTGTTCGCAAAAACGGGGCGCTGGAGGTGCTTGCTCTCAGGGCAAGCAGCCCCGACACCTGGCTGTATTCGAAGAATGCCGTACCAGCTGCCGTTCCGATGGAATTATTTCTTCCCTGGCTTGCTCAATAGCGCATCTATCAGCGAGGGAAGTGTGGTGGTGGGACAGCAACTCTATGTCATTGAGTACGAGCTTCACGGTAAGCCTCGGTCATTCATTATTCGCCTGGAGAAAATGGACAATGCCATCGCCTGGCACTGGGCCAGTTGCGATGCCGGCGTTGGCATCATCCCGAGATTCAGTCAGCAGAAGATCAAAATGGTCAGTCGCCCGATGGCCGAGCGCGACGGCATCGCCAAGGTGACGTGGCGGCTGGCGGGCGAGGGCCCCGAGTTTGTTGCGCAACCTATTGATGTCGGCAAGTTCTCAGGGGCTGCCGAAGGTTTCTGAAGACCTGCAGCCGACCCACCTCTTTGGAGGTGTTGCCATGAAGGCCTGGCCCGCTGCCGCTGGCGCCCCTATGGCTATGCCAGCCTGAAAAACTCGGCCAGGCCTTTGCTTCAGCGCTCTGACTGAGGCGGCAGTGTGACTAGCGTATTGATCAACGAGGCCAGATCGGACATTTGCCAGGGTTTGGGGAGAAATGCTGTGCGAGCAGGCAGTAGCCCGGTGTCGATGACTGCGTCGCCCGAGGTCAGAATCACCGGCAGGGTAGGCCACCTGCGCCAGATTTCCTGCGCCAGGCCCAAGCCGTTCATGGGGCCTGGCATATGGATATCGGTCATTACCAACGTGGGTATTTTTTCGCAGCAAAGACGATGCAGCGCCTCGTCCGCATTTGCGCAGGACATGATGGTTACGGCGTAGAGTGACGAGAGACTCTCGGCGGTAAGGTCTCTGAGGAGGACGTCATCTTCCACAATCAGAATGGTTTTCGGCATGAAGGGTCTGCTCGCTTCTCATATGCGTTAGGGCGCGGGGGCTTTACGCCGTTGCCCTGAGGCGATGAGTGGTGCGCTATGCGCCGCCATGGATTAGCGGCTATCGTTGGACAGCGGTAAGCGAACCGCCTTCACGACCAGAAGGGATTCAGGGCGTTCCCGTTAAATCGGAAGGGAAGACTATGCAGCAGCTACCAGCGGACGAAACAATTCGAGCGGCCTTGAAGAAGACCCATGCGCGCCTGCACCGCCAACATGAACTGGTTGTAGAGTTTGGCGTGATGTCTTTGAAGGCTACTGACTTGGATCACTTGCTCACCCATGCATGTGAAGTAGTCGCTGAGGGCATGAACACTCGATTTTCCAAGGTGCTCCAGCCAGCGGAGGACGGGGAAAGCTTTGTCCTGTCCCACGGTGTTGGTTGGGATGCCCATGACATTGGGCGGGCGACGGTGGGTGGCGATCTGGCCAGCCCGGCTGGGTACGCCTTGGCTACCTACAGGCCGGTACTCTCCAATCACCTGAGCAGGGAGAGCCGTTTCCGGACACCGGCGTTGCTGAAAAAATATGGAATCGAGCGTGCAATCAATGTCCCGATCCGGGGCGTGCTTACCCCGTTTGGTGTCCTGGAAGCCGATAGCACTGACGGAGACGATTTCGTCGAGAGCGATCTGGTGTTTTTGGAAGGTATCTCCAACGTCATTTCCATGGCCCTTGAGCGCATATCCGCAGGGGCGGATGTACCGCTTGCTGATCCGTATTCGGAGACCCTTCTGAACGCGAGCCCTGATTGGGTAGAGATCCTGACGCCAAGTGGCGAGATCGAATTCATGAACGAAGCCGGGCTCAGCTTCCTGGCTACCCAGTTGGCGGACGTGAGAGGTCAGCGGTGGCATGACTTGTGGCCCGAGGAGTCTCGTTCACTGGTTCGGGAGGCAGTCGGGAAAGTGAGCGCCGGCGAAAGCACTCGATTCGAGGCCTATTGCCCCATCTCTGCGGATGACCCGAAATGGTGGGACGTGACGGTGGCGCCGATCCTCGGTGCAGGCGGCGAGGTCGAGCGGATCATTGCGGTATCGCGCGATATCACGGAGCGTCATCAGTATGAAGCTCAGTTGCTGTCACTGATCGAGGCCCAGAATTCCAGGCAGAACCGAAGCGACCTCTATCTCGAAGAGATCCATCATCGTGTCAAGAACAGCCTCCACCTGGTAAACACGCTGCTGTTGCTGCAGGCCAATCTCACCCCTGATGCAGCGGTGAAGTTGCAGCTTGAAACGGCCGCAGGCCGTGTGGTGACCATCGCCACGGTTCACGAGCGGCTGTACCAGGCTGCAGAAGACCAGGAGGTTCACGCTCGCGATTACCTGAAAGCGCTGTTGGGCGATCTGGGCAAGGCATTGGCCGACCGGAAAATTCTGTTGGAGGCTGATGACTTCGTCTTGCCACCAGAAAGAATGGCACCTTTGGGGTTGGTAATCTCCGAGTTGATCACCAACGCCCTCAAGTATGGCAAGGGTTGCATTGATGTGATCGTCAAGCATGCCGGCGACCATGCCCAACTTACCGTGCGGGATGAGGGCGATGGCTTTCCTGATAACTACCCTAAGCCGACAGGTACGGGGCTTGGCATGCGATTGGTCAAAAGCTATTCCGGCTACGGCAGCGCGGCAGTCATGGTTGATCGCCAGGACAGTAAGAGTTGTATCCACGTGCGCTTCAAGCTCTAGGAGGGCATTAGCACGGGGCATGACGGCTTTAACACCGTTCGGCGCCTTTTCTTGCAAGGCCGCGATATGTCTTGACTTCTGGGGTACCGGGCGCAGACTTCATCCAGTGTCGCAACAAACGCTGGTCCGCGCCGGATCTGGTTTTCCGGTGCTATTGACCTCGCGCTTGCCATTCGAACGACCAGGCATGCTTGAGCTGGCGCTGAGTTCCAGGGACACCGCCAAGCAGTACCCGTTTTTCTTCGAAGTGCCTGGTTTCGAGGAAAAGAACACCTACATTACGCCCGACTACGATGTGCCGATGGTGCGAGGTTAAAAGCGCCCTCAGCAGAACGGCGGCTTTCATCGTGTCGAACGCTCCTGCAGCTGTTTACAGCTTCCATCGATCCTGTCTGAAACGCTGAATACCCGTTGCGGTCGCCACGAAGACCCATCAGCAGACGCGGTGCAACAGCATGCCGCGCCTTGTCATCTCAATGACTCAAGGAGCGCCCCCATGGCCAGAAAACAGTGCCAGGTATGCGGCCAACCCGCCACGACACGGGTGGAAGCCAATCTGAATGGTCGCCATAGCATCATGCTGCTGTGTGACGATCACTATCGCCAATTGGCGCGTCAGCAAAAACGCAGCGTTTCTCCCCTGGAGGCTCTGTTCGGCTCGCGTAGCGGGTTGTTCGAGGACTTTCTGGGCAGCGATTTCCTGCGCAGCGTAGAAGACTCCGCGCCCATTGCAACTGATGTCGATGAAGCGGTCGATGCGTCGATCGGCGAACCGGCCTCGGCAGCGGGCGGTTCGCCGCGCCGTCGTGGCAGTGGGCTCGCCAGCCGAATCAGTGAACACTCCGAAGCACTGTTGCAGGAAGCTGCAAGGTGCGCCGCGCAATTCGGGCGCTCGGAAGTCGACACGGAACACCTGCTACTGGCGCTGGCCGACAGCGATGTGGTCAAGACCATCCTGAGCCAGTTCAAGATCAAGGTCGATGACCTGAAACGGCAGATCGAAGCCGATGCCAAGCGCGGCGAGCAGCCGTTTGACGGCGAGATCGGCGTTTCGCCACGCGTTAAGGATGCGCTTAGTCGCGCCTTCGTCGCCTCGAATGAGCTGGGACACGCTTACGTCGGGCCCGAGCACTTGCTGATCGGTCTGGCGGAAGAGGGAGAAGGGCTGGCCGCCAACTTGCTGCGCCGCTATGGCCTCACGCCGCAGGCCCTGCGCCAGCGCGTGAACAAGGTGGTCGGCAAAGGTGCGCAAGACGGCCACGCCGAGACACCAACCCATACGCCGGAGCTCGACAAATATTCGCGTGATCTGACCAAAATGGCCCGAGATGGCAAGCTCGACCCGGTCATCGGGCGCGCTCAGGAAATCGAAACAACCATTGAGGTACTGGCGCGGCGCAAGAAGAACAACCCGGTATTGATCGGCGAGCCTGGTGTGGGCAAGACCGCCATCGTCGAGGGGTTGGCCCAGCGCATGGTGGCCGGCGAGGTGCCCGAGACGCTGCGTGACAAGCGCCTGGTGGAGCTGAACATCAGTGCCATGGTGGCCGGCGCGAAATACCGTGGCGAATTCGAGGAACGCGTGCAAAAGGTGCTCAAGGAGATCGCCGAGCATCAAGGCGAGCTGATTCTCTTCATCGACGAGGTGCACACCATTGTGGGTGCCGGCCAGGGCGGTGGGGAAGGCGGCCTGGACGTGGCCAACGTGTTCAAGCCGATGATGGCACGCGGTGAGTTGAACTTGATCGGCGCGACCACGCTCAATGAGTACCAGAAGTACATCGAGAAGGATGCAGCGCTGGAGCGGCGTTTCCAGCCGGTCATGGTGCCCGAGCCAACGGTGGCGCAGACCATGATGATCCTGCGCGGCCTGCGCGACACCTTCGAAGCGCACCACAAGGTCAGCATCACCGAGGACGCGATCATTGCGGCCGCCGAACTGGCCGACCGCTACGTGACCGCTCGCTTTCTGCCGGACAAGGCTATTGATCTGCTTGACCAGGCTGCCGCGCGCGTCAAACTATCGGCGACGGCCCGGCCTGTGGCGGTGCAGGAGCTGGAGGCCGAACTGCACCAGTTGCGCCGCGAACAGGACTATGCGGCTTCGCGCAAGCAATATGACAATGCCGCGCAGATCAGCAAGCGCATTGAAACCAAGGCGGCCGAACTCAAGCATCTGACCGAGGATTGGGAGCGTGAGCGCGGTTCAGGCAGCGCCGAAGTCAAGGCGGAGCACGTGGCGCAGATCGTCTCGCGGCTGACCGGCATTCCTGTCAGTGAGCTGACGGTGGAGGAGCGCGAGAAGCTGCTGCACCTGGAGCAGCGGCTGCAAGAGCGCCTGGTTGGCCAGGATGAGGCGGTGCGGGCCGTGGCCGATGCGGTGCGACTTTCGCGAGCAGGTCTGCGGGACGGTAACAAACCGGTGGCTACGTTCCTGTTCCTGGGGTCTACCGGGGTCGGCAAGACAGAGCTCGCCAAGGCTTTGGCCGAGACCATCTATGGCGACGAGGGCGCCCTGTTGCGTATCGACATGTCGGAGTACGGCGAGCGCCATACCGTGGCACGGCTGGTGGGCGCTCCCCCGGGCTACGTCGGCTATGACGAAGGTGGCCAGCTGACGGAAAAGGTTCGTCGCAAGCCTTACAGCGTGCTGTTGCTCGACGAGATCGAGAAGGCCCACCCCGATGTCTACAACATCCTGCTGCAGGTCTTCGACGACGGGCGGCTCACCGACGGCAAGGGGCGGGTGGTGGACTTCACCAATACCATCATCATTGCCACGTCCAACCTGGGGTCGGACATCATTCAGCGCCAGCTCAAGGCACGCGGAGCAACCGACGAGGAATACGACAAAACCAAGGCAGAGGTGATGGACGTGCTGCGCGGGCACTTCCGCCCTGAGTTCCTCAACCGCATCGACGAGATCATCGTCTTCCATGCGCTGGGCAAGAAAGAGATCCGCCACATTGTAGGCCTGCAGTTCGATCGCCTGGCCCGCAGTGCCGCGAGCCAGGGTGTGACGCTGACCTTCGATGAGACGCTTGTCGACCACTTCGCGGAAGTTGGGTACAAGCCTGAATTCGGTGCCCGCGAGCTCAAGCGACTGATCCGCAGCGAGCTTGAAACGGCACTGGCGCGCGAGATGCTTGGCGGCGGCATCGGCAAGGGCGACCACGCCTGTGCACGTTGGAATGACGACGCTGAGCGGGTCGAGTTCAACCACCAGCAATCCACGCGGGCTGACACGGTACCCATCGAAACACTGCAACTGCCGGATGCGACCAAGGCGTCGAACAAGGAGGGCGCGCAAGCAGACGTCCACAGCTGACCTGGATGAAGCCTGCGCTGACCTGCTCGTGAACATCCGCGACGGGAAGACCTGCAACGACCTGCTCAGAAGGAGTGGTGCATGAAGAACAGCAATCAGGCCGGGAAGCCTCTCGAACGGCTCCGTCGCGAGTGGGCGGTGATGACGTTTTACGAACGTTTCGAGCAGGCCATCGCCCATATCCTTTCAGTCGTGATCGCGGTGATTATCGTGGTGTCGTTGGTACAGCTGATCCAGATCGTCTTCAGCCTGATGATCATCGATGCATTCAATCCGCTCGACCATGCGATCTTCCAGAATGTGTTCGGCATGATCATGACGCTGCTGATCGCGATGGAGTTCAAGCATTCGATCGTGCGCGTGGTGTTGCGCCGCGACAGCATCATTCAGGTCAAGACGGTGCTTCTTATCGGGTTGATCGCATTGTCCCGCAAGCTCGTGATCCTCGATCCCGATGTGAGCCCGGCAAAAGTCGCTGCGCTGGCCGGCGCCACCCTGGCCCTGGGGCTGACCTATTGGCTCATGCGTGAACGTGATGACCGCGTGGTTTAGGTCAGCACCCCCGGCAGTGACGTTGCGAGCGTAAAAATGCGCTCGGGATGTTTAGCAGGAACCGGTCCTGTCATGGGATGAGGAACAAGGCTATGACCACAGAAGGCAACGCAGGGCTTTTGTTGGGGGTCATTACGCTGCTTGGCGCCGCGGTGGTCGCAGTGCCCCTGCTCAGAAGCATCGGGTTCGGCTCTGTGCTGGGTTACCTGGTGGCAGGGATGATCATTGGCCCGTTCGGACTGCAACTGATCAATGACCCCGGCACCATCATCGATGTGGGTGAGTTGGGTGTGGTGATGTTTCTTTTCGTGATCGGGCTGGAACTTAAACCTTCGCACCTATGGGCGCTGCGTGGGCAGATCTTTGGCCTTGGCAGCCTGCAGGTGGTGATCTGTGCATTTTTGCTCACGTTTGTCGGCATGGCCTTCGGCTTCCCTTGGCAGGTCTCGTTCGTATGCGCGGCAGGTTTCGTGCTCACATCCACGGCCATCGTCATGCAAGTCCTTGCCGAGCGCGGTGACACAACCGAACCGAGAGGGCAGCGCATAGTCTCCATTCTGCTGTTCGAAGACCTGTTGATTGTGCCTTTGCTGGCGGTGGTGGCCTTTCTGGCACCTACGGGTTCGATCCATGAGCCCACGTCGCCCCTTTGGCTGCGTATCGGTACCGCGGCCCTGTCCCTGGGCGCATTGGTGGTCATCGGGTTGTGGCTGCTCAACCCCATGTTTCGTGTGCTGGCTCAAGCCAAGGCGCGCGAGGTGATGACCGCTGCGGCGCTGCTGGTGGTATTGGGCGCTGCGCTACTGATGGAAATCGGCGGCCTCTCGATGGCGATGGGGGCGTTCGTTGCCGGTGTGCTGCTGTCGGAATCCACATTCCGCCACCAGTTGGAGGCTGACATAGAGCCTTTTCG contains:
- a CDS encoding FAD-dependent oxidoreductase; the encoded protein is MAHTDVLIVGAGPTGLALALWLTRQGIAVRIVDKSSGPGEASRAMAVQARTLELYRQLGLAEAVIEAGYKTPAMNLWARGRRRARIPLQDAGAAISAYPFVLIYPQDRHERLLGQRLHALGVEVEWRTELLSFEQGESQVTAILKQADGREGACTAAYLAGCDGAHSRVRHALGSGFEGGTYKQLFYVADVRLTGVEPAGEAHIAFDKSDFVLLLCYGEKDQYRLIGTVRDERAEHPEHLTFADVGHDAINGLNLKITEVNWFSSYRVHHRVTDHFRRGRAFLLGDAAHVHSPAGGQGMNTGILDANNLAWKLAAVVKGKAPDALLDSYQAERQAFARKLVETTDKLFTLVTAQGGFADFVRTRIAPAIASVAYKRESVREYLFRVVSQTTIDYRDSPLSQGKAGEVQGGDRLPWLPGDVADNYASLAGTEWQVHVYGEAKAGLAQWCAQHGIALSVFAWEPAYEQAGVARNAAYLLRPDSYVALADPEGDSSALSRYFKTHGIMLSA
- a CDS encoding patatin-like phospholipase family protein, which translates into the protein MTTQTAIVFAGGGSLGAVQVGMLRALVEANVQFDRVIGASVGAINGAYFAARPNAQGVETLASFWRGLNRTDIFPLSWLDTCRGLIKRRGYLLQPAALHRLLGQALPIHRIEDAQLPLHIVTTDLLSGAETVLASGELEQALLASAAIPLVFPSVQIGEQFLVDGGVASNTPISTAVALGADKVVVIPTGYSCALTQPPKGLVALALHTVNLMSMRQLVSDIEHFRALTSLHIVPPLCPVDVSVFNFDQTDSLLARAYEQTLQWLERGGLERTKVPGALTIHSHAREH
- a CDS encoding DUF6555 family protein encodes the protein MVGQQLYVIEYELHGKPRSFIIRLEKMDNAIAWHWASCDAGVGIIPRFSQQKIKMVSRPMAERDGIAKVTWRLAGEGPEFVAQPIDVGKFSGAAEGF
- the wrbA gene encoding NAD(P)H:quinone oxidoreductase, giving the protein MAKVLVLYHSMYGHIETMAHKVAEGARKVPGVEVAVKRVPETMDPEAFKAAHGKVDQQAPVASPSELGDYDAIIFGTPTRFGNMSGQMRNFLDQTGSLWASGALVGKVASVFTSTGTGGGQEMTITSTWTTLAHHGMIIVPIGYSTPALFDISQVGGGTPYGASTIAGGDGSRQPDARELGIAEHQGEYVAKFVAKLAG
- a CDS encoding response regulator, with protein sequence MPKTILIVEDDVLLRDLTAESLSSLYAVTIMSCANADEALHRLCCEKIPTLVMTDIHMPGPMNGLGLAQEIWRRWPTLPVILTSGDAVIDTGLLPARTAFLPKPWQMSDLASLINTLVTLPPQSER
- a CDS encoding sensor histidine kinase is translated as MQQLPADETIRAALKKTHARLHRQHELVVEFGVMSLKATDLDHLLTHACEVVAEGMNTRFSKVLQPAEDGESFVLSHGVGWDAHDIGRATVGGDLASPAGYALATYRPVLSNHLSRESRFRTPALLKKYGIERAINVPIRGVLTPFGVLEADSTDGDDFVESDLVFLEGISNVISMALERISAGADVPLADPYSETLLNASPDWVEILTPSGEIEFMNEAGLSFLATQLADVRGQRWHDLWPEESRSLVREAVGKVSAGESTRFEAYCPISADDPKWWDVTVAPILGAGGEVERIIAVSRDITERHQYEAQLLSLIEAQNSRQNRSDLYLEEIHHRVKNSLHLVNTLLLLQANLTPDAAVKLQLETAAGRVVTIATVHERLYQAAEDQEVHARDYLKALLGDLGKALADRKILLEADDFVLPPERMAPLGLVISELITNALKYGKGCIDVIVKHAGDHAQLTVRDEGDGFPDNYPKPTGTGLGMRLVKSYSGYGSAAVMVDRQDSKSCIHVRFKL
- a CDS encoding amidohydrolase; translation: MNKQLLNMAIAAGLACTSLPGLAAVDVILHNAKVYTAEPGQPLQQAVAVEGEKIVAVGADRDVLRLKSNATQVIDLGGKVLMPGMLDSHSHAIKGGLQLELANLAGEQIPLDELEQRLREWRDNGKARRGEFLSVGGVPGTYWDDIAALERRFNHGEWAEQPILFAANDMHTGWANQAMLKRAGIDAKTLAALPADARNTIGQHPDGSPNGFLADASYYPVTELLPPLSHEVLMTAGRMALNYYKQLGITGWMDPLANELPGADVKNDSLGLLPVYKDLSERGELTVHVAALLMASSKARPADLDELDKVRQQFLGVHNLTLPGIKVFADGVAEAPAQTAAMLEPYKNTGMRGELLLDPATFGELVSAADARGWLVHVHAIGDRAVREALNGIAQARHDRASGIAHSITHLQMVSPQDYPRFKALNVIAAMQLYWAAADESNMALVKPYVDAMAFMHTFPARSLLKHGATLSGASDWPITTPEPWKAIYQAVTRKGPKGVLNAAEAIDREQMFQAYTLNAAKAMRLDQQVGSLRVGKQADMIVLDRDVLSVAPAALRDTQVEQTWFAGKQIYAR